One window of the Archangium primigenium genome contains the following:
- a CDS encoding VTT domain-containing protein, translating to MQEFLTSLLGDTHGVFAYAAVFGILVACGLGVPLPEDISLILGGFLAHKGAADLSLMMAIGFGGILVGDSLIFLAGRRLGAQVGRSPTGFFAKIVTPEKRAKVEALFGLHGQKIVMIARFLPGVRAVTYFTAGSAGMSYARFIFWDGLAALLSAPFFVWLGFYFGDKLDYAIGKMKEGQIVVFGALAVVGLAVFLWRKRAASQREAALKTGVTSLPTHLLSGVATEVSATPAPVFELAEKASGTDGLRARE from the coding sequence GTGCAAGAATTCCTGACTTCCCTGCTCGGCGACACCCACGGAGTCTTCGCCTATGCCGCCGTGTTCGGCATCCTGGTGGCGTGTGGGCTCGGCGTGCCGCTGCCCGAGGACATCTCGCTCATCCTGGGTGGGTTCCTCGCCCACAAGGGCGCCGCGGATCTGTCGTTGATGATGGCCATCGGCTTCGGCGGCATCCTGGTGGGCGACAGCCTCATCTTCCTGGCGGGTCGGCGGCTGGGCGCGCAGGTGGGCCGCTCGCCCACGGGCTTCTTCGCGAAGATCGTCACCCCGGAGAAGCGCGCGAAGGTGGAGGCCCTGTTCGGCCTGCACGGGCAGAAGATCGTGATGATCGCCCGCTTCCTGCCCGGGGTGCGCGCGGTGACGTACTTCACCGCGGGCTCGGCGGGCATGTCTTACGCGCGCTTCATCTTCTGGGACGGCTTGGCGGCGCTCCTGTCCGCGCCGTTCTTCGTGTGGCTCGGCTTCTACTTCGGCGACAAGCTGGACTACGCCATCGGGAAGATGAAGGAAGGGCAGATCGTGGTGTTCGGCGCGCTGGCCGTGGTGGGCCTCGCCGTCTTCCTGTGGCGCAAGCGCGCGGCCTCCCAGCGCGAGGCGGCCCTCAAGACGGGCGTGACGTCGCTGCCCACCCACCTGCTCAGCGGCGTGGCCACCGAGGTCTCCGCCACGCCGGCCCCGGTGTTCGAGCTGGCCGAGAAGGCCTCGGGCACCGACGGGCTGCGCGCCCGGGAGTAG
- a CDS encoding TIGR02266 family protein — protein sequence MKPSSPSALGTPLGLVVKLPFATPEEFLEKYGAHLTRGGIYLRSKTVKPPGTAVRLDIMLADGRRAIHALAIIQFVTGQAGQGLPGMGFRFLTVDEDTQRLLDTAVTVLPHADSLLPPLPAGVGPADATLPAEASAPGGPLQAPTVSPTLASEPGSPQILIPAHTPLPGTIPTVKSAAERASASPPPPPSPPRRPEPPAEPPPSLQAAAGAPPVPQAPTFEAPTEEPKRTGPVIGIDLGTTNSCAAFVRNNKPGVLPSREGHNTVPSILALNTRGRLVVGHPAKGQMLTNPRQTVYGAKRLVGRLFDSPIVQQIRDRFAYEIAPGEQGEAAVRLGDRVYSLQQISALILREVREVAQNQLGQSVSRAVITVPAYYNDNQRQAVREAGRLAGLHVERILNEPTAAALAYGFGRKLRQRVLVYDLGGGTFDASVLELQDNLYEVVSTGGDTFLGGIDFDHAIVEYLLRQFHERTGLTFQGDRVALQRVQDAAERAKCALSERAEVRVHVAFLMMVEGKPVDLDVSLSRDQLVALTGQLVDRTLQVCAEVMDAKALTPQDIDEIILVGGQSRSPLVHEKISAFFGKSPTKNVHPDEAVALGAALLAHSLGQAEAAVTLVDVLPMAIGVSLPGGRFKAVLERNVSLPATKRYELATSRDDQPELELIILQGDSERALENEYLGTLKVSGLPAGPRGSVRVGITFAVNNEGILQVLAREESLGIEVMSQFSTRDTPTELKAKRDGGAKEPVPATRRTVAHVPLPLLEQARSVPAGGLVGWLKRLLGKA from the coding sequence TTGAAGCCGTCATCCCCGAGCGCCCTGGGTACGCCCCTCGGCCTGGTCGTCAAGCTCCCCTTCGCCACCCCCGAGGAGTTCCTGGAGAAGTACGGTGCCCACCTCACCCGGGGTGGAATCTACCTGCGCTCCAAGACCGTGAAGCCTCCGGGCACGGCGGTGCGCCTGGACATCATGCTGGCCGACGGCCGCCGCGCCATCCACGCGCTGGCCATCATCCAGTTCGTCACCGGGCAGGCGGGCCAAGGACTGCCCGGCATGGGCTTCCGCTTCCTCACGGTGGACGAGGACACGCAGCGGCTGCTCGACACCGCCGTGACCGTGCTGCCCCACGCCGACTCGCTCCTGCCTCCCCTGCCCGCGGGCGTGGGCCCGGCGGACGCCACGCTCCCCGCGGAGGCATCCGCGCCAGGTGGCCCGCTCCAGGCGCCCACGGTCTCGCCCACGCTCGCGAGCGAACCCGGCAGTCCGCAGATCCTCATCCCCGCGCACACGCCCCTGCCCGGCACCATTCCCACCGTGAAGTCCGCCGCCGAGCGCGCTTCCGCGTCCCCGCCTCCGCCGCCGTCCCCCCCACGTCGGCCCGAGCCTCCCGCCGAGCCGCCCCCGTCCCTCCAGGCCGCGGCGGGCGCGCCCCCCGTGCCGCAGGCCCCCACTTTCGAGGCCCCCACCGAGGAGCCCAAGCGCACGGGGCCGGTGATCGGCATCGACCTGGGGACGACCAACTCGTGCGCCGCCTTCGTGCGCAACAACAAGCCGGGCGTGCTGCCCAGCCGCGAGGGCCACAACACCGTGCCCTCCATCCTCGCGCTCAACACGCGAGGCCGACTCGTGGTGGGCCACCCCGCCAAGGGGCAGATGCTCACCAACCCCCGGCAGACGGTGTACGGCGCGAAGCGGCTCGTGGGCCGCCTCTTCGACTCCCCCATCGTGCAGCAGATCCGCGACCGCTTCGCCTACGAGATCGCCCCCGGTGAGCAGGGCGAGGCGGCGGTGCGGCTCGGCGATCGCGTCTACTCCCTGCAGCAGATCTCCGCGCTCATCCTGCGCGAGGTGCGCGAGGTGGCGCAGAACCAGCTCGGCCAGTCCGTGTCGCGCGCGGTCATCACCGTGCCCGCCTACTACAACGACAACCAGCGTCAGGCGGTGCGCGAGGCCGGTCGGCTCGCGGGTCTGCACGTGGAGCGCATCCTCAACGAGCCCACCGCCGCGGCGCTCGCCTACGGCTTTGGCCGCAAGCTGCGGCAGCGCGTGCTCGTCTACGATCTGGGTGGCGGCACCTTCGACGCCTCGGTGCTCGAGCTCCAGGACAACCTCTACGAGGTGGTGTCCACCGGCGGCGACACGTTCCTCGGCGGCATCGACTTCGACCACGCCATCGTCGAGTACCTGCTGCGCCAGTTCCACGAGCGCACGGGCCTCACCTTCCAGGGAGACCGGGTGGCGCTGCAGCGGGTGCAGGACGCGGCCGAGCGCGCCAAGTGCGCCCTGTCCGAGCGCGCCGAGGTGCGCGTGCACGTGGCCTTCCTGATGATGGTGGAGGGCAAGCCGGTGGACCTGGACGTGAGCCTGTCGCGCGATCAGCTCGTGGCGCTCACCGGCCAGCTCGTGGACCGCACCCTCCAGGTGTGCGCCGAGGTGATGGACGCCAAGGCGCTCACCCCCCAGGACATCGACGAGATCATCCTCGTGGGCGGCCAGAGCCGCTCACCGCTCGTGCACGAGAAGATCTCCGCCTTCTTCGGCAAGTCGCCCACCAAGAACGTGCACCCGGACGAGGCCGTGGCGCTCGGCGCGGCGCTGCTGGCGCACAGCCTGGGCCAGGCCGAGGCCGCCGTGACGCTCGTGGACGTGCTGCCCATGGCCATTGGCGTGAGCCTGCCCGGCGGGCGCTTCAAGGCCGTGCTGGAGCGCAACGTGTCCCTGCCGGCCACCAAACGCTACGAGCTGGCCACCAGCCGGGACGATCAGCCGGAGCTCGAGCTCATCATCCTCCAGGGGGACTCGGAGCGCGCCTTGGAGAACGAGTACCTGGGCACCCTCAAGGTCTCGGGGCTGCCCGCGGGGCCCCGGGGCTCGGTGCGCGTGGGCATCACCTTCGCGGTGAACAACGAGGGCATCCTCCAGGTGCTCGCGCGCGAGGAGTCCCTGGGCATCGAGGTGATGAGCCAGTTCAGCACCCGGGACACGCCCACGGAGCTCAAGGCCAAGCGCGACGGGGGGGCCAAGGAACCCGTCCCCGCGACCCGGCGCACCGTGGCCCACGTGCCCCTGCCCCTCCTGGAGCAGGCCCGGAGCGTGCCCGCCGGTGGACTCGTGGGGTGGCTCAAGCGCCTGCTCGGCAAGGCCTGA
- the guaB gene encoding IMP dehydrogenase, with the protein MLTADVPLALTFDDVLLLPAESDLLPRDANLGTRLTRNLRLHMPLLSAAMDTVTEARTAIAMAQEGGIGVIHKNMTPEQQALEVTKVKKFESGMVVDPITVEPEVPLARAIALMHQHNISGIPVVKGRKLVGIVTSRDVRFVTDLDQRVEAVMTRKLVTGREGISQPDAQKLLHEHRIEKLLIVDEQFELRGLITIKDMEKRRTRPNAAKDALGRLLCAAAVGASADREARIDALVKAGVDVIVIDTAHGHSKGVIEAVRDTRKNFRGFELIAGNVATAAGTRALIEAGVDAVKVGIGPGSICTTRVVAGVGVPQLTAVDECSREADKHGVPIISDGGIKYSGDIVKALAAGASTVMIGSLFAGTEEAPGEVILYQGRSYKSYRGMGSLSAMKQGAKDRYFQSDVEAVKLVPEGIEGRVPYKGSLGMNIHQMLGGLRSGMGYVGCGTIDELRANARFVRITSAGLKESHVHDVIITEEAPNYRVE; encoded by the coding sequence ATGCTGACCGCGGACGTCCCGCTCGCGCTGACCTTCGATGATGTCCTCCTGCTGCCCGCGGAGAGCGACCTCCTTCCTCGAGACGCCAACCTGGGCACCCGGCTGACCCGGAACCTGCGCCTGCACATGCCGCTGCTCTCGGCGGCCATGGACACCGTCACCGAGGCGCGCACCGCCATCGCCATGGCGCAGGAAGGCGGCATCGGCGTCATCCACAAGAACATGACCCCCGAGCAGCAGGCGCTCGAGGTCACCAAGGTGAAGAAGTTCGAGAGCGGCATGGTGGTGGATCCCATCACCGTGGAGCCCGAGGTGCCGCTGGCGCGCGCCATCGCCCTGATGCACCAGCACAACATCTCCGGCATCCCCGTGGTGAAGGGCCGCAAGCTGGTGGGCATCGTCACCAGCCGCGACGTGCGCTTCGTCACGGATCTCGACCAGCGCGTGGAGGCGGTGATGACGCGCAAGCTCGTCACCGGCCGCGAGGGCATCTCCCAGCCCGACGCGCAGAAGCTCCTGCACGAGCACCGCATCGAGAAGCTGCTCATCGTGGACGAGCAGTTCGAGCTGCGCGGCCTCATCACCATCAAGGACATGGAGAAGCGCCGCACGCGGCCCAACGCCGCCAAGGACGCCCTGGGCCGGCTCCTGTGCGCCGCGGCCGTGGGGGCCTCGGCGGACCGCGAGGCGCGCATCGACGCGCTGGTGAAGGCGGGCGTGGACGTCATCGTCATCGACACGGCCCACGGCCACTCCAAGGGCGTCATCGAGGCGGTGCGCGACACGCGCAAGAACTTCCGGGGCTTCGAGCTCATCGCGGGCAACGTGGCCACGGCCGCGGGCACCCGGGCGCTCATCGAGGCGGGCGTGGACGCGGTGAAGGTGGGCATCGGCCCCGGCTCCATCTGCACCACGCGCGTGGTGGCCGGCGTGGGCGTGCCCCAGCTCACCGCCGTGGACGAGTGCTCGCGCGAGGCGGACAAGCACGGCGTGCCCATCATCTCCGACGGCGGCATCAAGTACTCGGGCGACATCGTCAAGGCGCTCGCGGCCGGCGCGAGCACGGTGATGATCGGCTCGCTCTTCGCGGGCACCGAGGAGGCCCCGGGCGAGGTCATCCTCTACCAGGGCCGCAGCTACAAGAGCTACCGGGGCATGGGCTCCTTGAGCGCCATGAAGCAGGGCGCCAAGGATCGCTACTTCCAGTCGGACGTGGAGGCGGTGAAGCTCGTGCCCGAGGGGATCGAGGGCCGCGTGCCGTACAAGGGCAGCCTGGGCATGAACATCCACCAGATGCTGGGGGGGCTGCGCAGCGGCATGGGCTACGTGGGCTGCGGCACCATCGACGAGCTGCGCGCCAACGCGCGCTTCGTGCGCATCACCTCGGCGGGGCTCAAGGAGAGCCACGTGCACGACGTCATCATCACCGAGGAAGCGCCCAACTACCGGGTGGAGTAG
- the guaA gene encoding glutamine-hydrolyzing GMP synthase: MDIHAEKILILDFGSQYTQLIARRVRELGVYCEIHRPDLPAEDIRRYAPRGIILSGGPASVEAEGSPRCDPFVFDAGVPVLGICYGLQLLSKLLGGRVDRSAHREYGAAEVEVLTARGPLAAFKSGERVKVWMSHGDRVDALPPGFESIGRSGNSPFAAAAHTSKPIYGLQFHPEVVHTPLGKEMLRAFLFTDCAVSGTWTMKGFIEEAQEAIRRQVGEHGRVICGLSGGVDSSVAALLLHRAIGARLQCIFVDNGLLRQDERAQVEALFVDRFHVPLRTVDARERFLAKLAGVTDPEQKRKAIGREFIAVFEEAAQQVQGAGFLAQGTLYPDVIESVSYKGPSVTIKSHHNVGGLPEKMNLKLVEPLRELFKDEVRVLGRELGLPDEMVSRQPFPGPGLAIRVLGEITEPRLELVRRADAIVQQEIRDAGLYRELWQAFAVLLPVQSVGVMGDERTYESTCVLRAVTSVDGMTADWARLPYPVLERISTRITNEVRGINRVVYDVSSKPPATIEWE; encoded by the coding sequence GTGGACATTCACGCCGAGAAGATCCTCATCCTCGATTTTGGCAGTCAGTACACGCAGCTCATCGCGCGCCGTGTGCGCGAGCTCGGGGTGTATTGCGAAATCCACCGGCCGGACCTGCCCGCGGAGGACATCCGCCGCTACGCCCCGCGCGGCATCATCCTGTCCGGAGGCCCCGCGTCGGTGGAGGCCGAGGGCTCGCCCCGGTGCGACCCCTTCGTCTTCGACGCCGGCGTGCCGGTGCTGGGCATCTGCTACGGGCTCCAACTGCTGTCCAAGCTGCTGGGCGGCCGGGTGGATCGCTCCGCGCATCGCGAGTATGGCGCCGCGGAGGTGGAGGTGCTCACGGCGCGCGGGCCGCTCGCGGCGTTCAAGTCCGGCGAGCGGGTGAAGGTGTGGATGAGCCACGGTGATCGCGTGGACGCGCTGCCGCCGGGCTTCGAGTCCATTGGCCGCAGCGGCAACTCGCCCTTCGCGGCCGCGGCGCACACGAGCAAGCCCATTTACGGCCTGCAGTTCCATCCCGAGGTGGTGCACACGCCCCTGGGCAAGGAGATGCTGCGCGCGTTCCTGTTCACCGACTGCGCGGTGAGCGGCACCTGGACGATGAAGGGCTTCATCGAGGAGGCCCAGGAGGCCATCCGCCGCCAGGTGGGCGAGCACGGCCGGGTCATCTGCGGCCTGTCGGGCGGCGTGGACAGCTCGGTGGCGGCGCTGCTGCTGCACCGGGCCATCGGCGCGCGCCTGCAGTGCATCTTCGTGGACAACGGGCTGTTGCGGCAGGACGAGCGTGCCCAGGTCGAGGCGCTGTTCGTGGACCGCTTCCACGTGCCGCTGCGCACGGTGGACGCCCGCGAGCGCTTCCTCGCGAAGCTCGCCGGGGTGACGGATCCCGAGCAGAAGCGCAAGGCGATTGGCCGCGAGTTCATCGCCGTGTTCGAGGAGGCGGCCCAGCAGGTGCAGGGCGCGGGCTTCCTCGCGCAGGGCACGCTCTACCCGGACGTGATCGAGTCCGTGTCGTACAAGGGCCCGTCCGTCACCATCAAGAGCCACCACAACGTGGGCGGGCTGCCGGAGAAGATGAACCTCAAGCTCGTGGAGCCCCTGCGCGAGCTCTTCAAGGACGAGGTGCGGGTGTTGGGTCGGGAGCTCGGGCTGCCGGACGAGATGGTCTCGCGCCAGCCGTTCCCGGGGCCGGGCCTGGCCATCCGCGTGCTGGGCGAGATCACCGAGCCGCGGCTGGAGCTCGTGCGGCGCGCGGACGCGATCGTCCAGCAGGAGATCCGCGACGCGGGCCTGTACCGGGAGCTGTGGCAGGCCTTCGCGGTGCTCCTGCCCGTGCAGAGCGTGGGTGTCATGGGCGATGAGCGCACGTACGAGTCCACGTGCGTGCTGCGCGCGGTGACGAGCGTGGATGGCATGACGGCGGACTGGGCCCGGCTGCCGTACCCGGTGCTCGAGCGCATCTCCACGCGCATCACCAACGAGGTGCGCGGCATCAACCGCGTCGTCTACGACGTCTCCTCCAAGCCGCCGGCCACGATCGAGTGGGAGTAG
- a CDS encoding S46 family peptidase codes for MKRLLIMASLLGAAPALADEGMWTYNNFPSSKVKEKYGFAPSQEWLDKVRLSSAKFGGGCSASFVSADGLVMTNHHCARGCIQQLSTAKKDFIANGFYAKTAAEELRCPALEVSQLLEITDVTEQLNTATKGLTGKAYADGLKAEMARLEKDCTTSEQFRCDVVTLYQGGKYNLYKYQRHQDVRLVFAPEHAIAFFGGDPDNFEFPRYDLDVTFLRAYGKDDKPVKAEHFFKWSEHGAKEGEATFISGHPGRTSRGLTVSQLETLRDVSLPKMLFRLSEIRGQLTEFQNRGAEQKRISTNNLFGVENAFKANKGKLEQLSDKNFFAQKVAAEQELRTKVNADPKMKAKYGAAWDEIARAQQSYRELRKDYESQENGLSSQLFWTARALVRLADEQGKPDAERLRGYNDANLPQLKVQLMSKAPIYPELETLQLAFAFTKLREELGTEHPFVKKVLGKESPRSLATRLVKGSKLADLKTREQLLAGGKAAIEASKDPMIQLAVLIDPDARAIRKRYEEEVDAVVRKNSELVAQARFDVYGTQIYPDATGTLRLSFGAVKGYVQDGKQVAPFTVMSGTFDHATGEEPLALPKSWLAAQKTLKGTTPMNFVTTNDIIGGNSGSPVINQNAEVVGLVFDGNIQSLGGDYGYDETGNRAVSVHSDALIEALRSVYKADRVLRELRPDAASGKGGSGQ; via the coding sequence ATGAAGCGCCTTCTCATCATGGCCTCCCTGCTTGGCGCCGCCCCAGCGCTCGCCGACGAGGGCATGTGGACGTACAACAATTTCCCCTCCTCCAAGGTCAAGGAGAAGTACGGCTTCGCCCCCTCCCAGGAATGGCTCGACAAGGTCCGCCTGTCCTCGGCGAAGTTCGGCGGTGGCTGCTCGGCGAGCTTCGTGTCCGCCGACGGCCTGGTGATGACCAATCACCACTGTGCCCGGGGCTGCATCCAGCAGCTCTCCACCGCGAAGAAGGACTTCATCGCCAACGGCTTCTACGCGAAGACCGCCGCCGAGGAGCTGCGGTGCCCAGCGCTCGAGGTCAGCCAGCTGCTGGAGATCACCGACGTCACCGAGCAGCTCAACACCGCCACCAAGGGGCTGACCGGCAAGGCGTACGCCGATGGGCTCAAGGCCGAGATGGCCCGCCTGGAGAAGGACTGCACCACCAGCGAGCAGTTCCGGTGCGACGTCGTCACCCTGTACCAGGGCGGCAAGTACAACCTCTACAAGTACCAGCGGCACCAGGACGTGCGGCTCGTCTTCGCGCCCGAGCACGCCATCGCCTTCTTTGGCGGTGATCCGGACAACTTCGAGTTTCCCCGCTACGACCTGGACGTGACGTTCCTGCGCGCCTACGGCAAGGACGACAAGCCGGTGAAGGCCGAGCACTTCTTCAAGTGGTCCGAGCACGGCGCCAAGGAAGGCGAAGCGACGTTCATCTCCGGGCACCCGGGGCGCACGTCGCGGGGCCTGACCGTGTCCCAGCTCGAGACGCTGCGGGACGTGTCCCTGCCCAAGATGCTCTTCCGCCTGTCGGAGATCCGCGGCCAGCTCACCGAGTTCCAGAACCGCGGCGCCGAGCAGAAGCGCATCTCCACGAACAACCTCTTCGGCGTGGAGAACGCCTTCAAGGCCAACAAGGGCAAGCTCGAGCAGCTGTCCGACAAGAACTTCTTCGCCCAGAAGGTCGCCGCCGAGCAGGAACTGCGCACCAAGGTCAACGCGGATCCGAAGATGAAGGCCAAGTACGGCGCCGCCTGGGACGAGATCGCCCGCGCCCAGCAGTCCTATCGCGAGCTGCGCAAGGACTACGAGAGCCAGGAGAACGGCCTGTCCTCTCAGCTCTTCTGGACCGCGCGCGCCCTGGTGCGTCTGGCCGACGAGCAAGGCAAGCCCGACGCCGAGCGGCTCCGGGGCTACAACGACGCGAACCTGCCCCAGCTCAAGGTCCAGCTGATGAGCAAGGCGCCCATCTACCCGGAGCTGGAGACGCTCCAGCTCGCGTTCGCGTTCACCAAACTGCGCGAGGAGCTCGGCACCGAGCACCCCTTCGTCAAGAAGGTCCTCGGCAAGGAGTCGCCCCGGTCGCTGGCCACGCGGCTCGTCAAGGGCTCGAAGCTGGCGGACCTCAAGACGCGTGAGCAGCTGCTCGCCGGCGGCAAGGCGGCCATCGAGGCCTCCAAGGATCCGATGATCCAGCTGGCGGTGCTCATCGATCCGGACGCGCGCGCCATCCGCAAGCGCTACGAGGAAGAAGTCGACGCCGTGGTGCGCAAGAACAGCGAGCTCGTCGCCCAGGCGCGCTTCGATGTCTACGGCACGCAGATCTACCCGGATGCCACGGGCACGCTGCGCCTGTCGTTCGGCGCCGTGAAGGGCTACGTGCAGGATGGCAAGCAGGTGGCGCCCTTCACCGTCATGAGCGGCACGTTCGACCACGCCACCGGGGAGGAGCCGCTCGCCCTGCCCAAGAGCTGGCTCGCCGCGCAGAAGACCCTCAAGGGCACCACCCCGATGAACTTCGTCACCACCAACGACATCATCGGCGGCAACTCGGGCTCGCCCGTCATCAACCAGAACGCGGAGGTCGTCGGGCTCGTGTTCGACGGCAACATCCAGTCGCTCGGCGGTGACTACGGCTACGACGAGACCGGCAACCGCGCCGTGTCCGTGCACAGCGACGCGCTCATCGAGGCGCTGCGCTCGGTGTACAAGGCCGACCGCGTCCTGCGCGAGCTGCGTCCCGACGCGGCCTCGGGCAAGGGCGGCTCGGGTCAATAG
- a CDS encoding serine/threonine protein kinase gives MSIDRPESSTPSRLLFCVDGTRYELVRELGRRSTGDVVLAWRRLAKGPAGCVLIKQLSRPANAQQRLRLEQEVQLAYRLEHPGIARVFHWGTRQGLPYVVMEYVEGRSLDSVLSVAAMRQRPLSEAFVCHVASEVADALHYAHTRTDEQGQFLGIVHRDVSPENIRVGVNGEVKLVDFGVAYSLLPGREATTASVLRGDIAYASPERMRLERVDHRSDLFSLGLVMLELLTGRHLFDLEDVEQAASAQGEGLVPPELQCEEPSWVPVAQMAARIARVGPEDVARATQGISEPLRSVLHRLLQREPSGRYQTGLELRDVLRSMLLVQGKPYGRPEAAREVLIAVKEAELLRESADVLEPGVFPEPAIGRLEH, from the coding sequence ATGTCCATCGATAGACCCGAGTCCTCGACCCCTTCCAGACTTCTTTTTTGCGTGGATGGCACCCGGTACGAACTCGTTCGCGAGCTGGGGCGGCGAAGCACGGGGGACGTGGTGTTGGCCTGGCGCCGCCTGGCCAAGGGGCCCGCCGGGTGCGTCCTCATCAAGCAGCTGTCGCGGCCCGCCAACGCGCAGCAGCGTCTGCGGCTGGAGCAGGAGGTGCAACTGGCCTACCGGCTCGAGCATCCGGGCATCGCGCGGGTGTTTCACTGGGGAACGCGGCAGGGTCTGCCCTATGTGGTGATGGAGTATGTGGAAGGGCGCTCCCTGGACTCGGTGCTCAGCGTCGCCGCCATGCGCCAGCGGCCCCTGTCCGAGGCCTTCGTGTGTCACGTGGCGTCGGAGGTCGCCGATGCACTCCATTATGCGCATACCCGGACCGATGAGCAGGGCCAGTTCCTGGGAATCGTCCACCGGGATGTGTCGCCGGAGAACATCCGGGTGGGCGTGAATGGCGAGGTGAAGCTGGTGGACTTCGGCGTGGCGTACTCGTTGTTGCCAGGCCGCGAGGCCACCACGGCCTCGGTGCTCCGGGGGGACATCGCTTATGCCTCTCCCGAGCGGATGCGCCTGGAGCGGGTGGATCACCGCTCGGATTTGTTCTCGCTGGGGCTGGTGATGCTGGAGCTGCTCACGGGCCGGCACCTGTTCGATCTGGAAGACGTGGAGCAGGCGGCGAGCGCCCAGGGCGAGGGCCTCGTGCCACCCGAGCTGCAGTGTGAGGAGCCCAGCTGGGTGCCGGTCGCGCAGATGGCGGCGCGCATCGCACGAGTGGGTCCAGAGGACGTCGCGCGGGCCACCCAAGGGATCTCCGAGCCCTTGCGGAGCGTGCTGCACCGGCTGCTCCAGCGCGAGCCCTCGGGGCGCTACCAGACCGGACTGGAGCTGAGGGATGTGCTTCGGAGCATGCTCCTGGTGCAGGGCAAGCCCTATGGACGTCCCGAGGCCGCGCGCGAGGTGCTGATCGCGGTGAAGGAAGCGGAGCTGCTGCGCGAATCCGCGGACGTCCTCGAGCCGGGCGTGTTCCCGGAGCCCGCGATCGGCCGGCTCGAGCACTGA
- a CDS encoding ribonuclease H-like domain-containing protein yields the protein MIRRTFQLLPGVGPWKEKDLWARGIHTWEDFPDSGVVLGQKADGPARQRLAQAREALARRDLGALAEMMPPREHWRLYPAFAQDAVYFDIETNGKQEQEPTVVALFDTHGLRVFILGRDMDALPEALAERRLWVTFNGSCFDVPVLRNYFGARFPTPQAHIDLRFVCRRLGMGGGLKEIEDKLGLGRPPHMKGVNGWDAVLLWRAYLARGDVEALRFLVEYNLYDSFQLRSLMDAAYNRALDDLNLEDVARLPVFERGEVLYDVSRLILELGPTQRDLKVLERVRAQDRDLRQD from the coding sequence ATGATCCGCCGCACGTTCCAACTCCTGCCGGGGGTGGGTCCCTGGAAGGAGAAGGATCTGTGGGCGCGGGGCATCCACACCTGGGAGGACTTCCCGGACAGTGGCGTGGTGCTCGGGCAGAAGGCGGATGGACCGGCGCGCCAGCGGCTGGCCCAGGCACGCGAGGCGCTCGCCCGGCGGGACCTGGGCGCCCTGGCGGAGATGATGCCGCCTCGGGAGCATTGGCGGCTGTATCCCGCGTTCGCCCAGGACGCGGTGTACTTCGACATCGAGACGAACGGAAAGCAGGAGCAGGAACCCACGGTGGTGGCCCTGTTCGACACGCACGGTCTGCGCGTCTTCATCCTCGGCCGCGACATGGACGCGCTGCCCGAGGCCCTGGCGGAGCGGCGGCTGTGGGTGACGTTCAACGGCTCGTGCTTCGACGTGCCGGTGCTGCGCAACTACTTCGGGGCGCGCTTTCCCACGCCCCAGGCGCACATCGACCTGCGCTTCGTCTGCCGACGGCTCGGCATGGGGGGAGGGCTCAAGGAGATCGAGGACAAGCTCGGCCTGGGGCGACCCCCTCACATGAAAGGCGTCAATGGCTGGGACGCCGTCCTGCTCTGGCGCGCCTATCTCGCCCGGGGCGACGTGGAGGCCCTGCGCTTCCTCGTGGAGTACAACCTGTATGACTCCTTCCAGCTGCGCTCGTTGATGGACGCGGCGTACAACCGCGCCCTGGACGACCTGAACCTGGAGGACGTCGCGCGACTGCCCGTGTTCGAGCGGGGCGAGGTCCTCTATGACGTCAGCCGCCTCATCCTGGAGCTGGGGCCGACGCAGCGGGACTTGAAGGTGCTCGAGCGCGTGCGCGCCCAGGACCGCGACCTGCGCCAGGATTGA
- a CDS encoding (deoxy)nucleoside triphosphate pyrophosphohydrolase, which produces MTEQQAKKRVHVVAALLFRPGDDTRFLVQQRLPGGSRGLLWEFPGGKVEPGESEPEALARECREELDITLHVGRRLWAGRHEYPDLTVDLVLYGARLEAGEPKTLGAQALAFLTPEEMRALPFCEADLPPLEELASGRLTPLL; this is translated from the coding sequence TTGACGGAGCAGCAGGCGAAGAAGAGGGTGCACGTGGTGGCGGCCCTCCTCTTCCGTCCCGGTGATGACACGCGGTTCCTGGTGCAGCAGCGGCTGCCCGGTGGAAGCCGCGGGCTGCTCTGGGAGTTCCCGGGGGGCAAGGTGGAGCCCGGAGAATCCGAGCCCGAGGCGCTCGCCCGGGAATGTCGGGAGGAACTGGACATCACGCTCCACGTGGGAAGGCGGCTATGGGCGGGCAGACACGAGTACCCGGACCTGACGGTGGACCTGGTGCTGTACGGGGCGCGGCTGGAGGCGGGGGAGCCCAAGACGCTGGGGGCCCAGGCCCTGGCGTTCCTGACGCCGGAGGAGATGCGGGCCCTGCCGTTCTGCGAAGCGGACCTGCCGCCCCTGGAGGAGCTGGCCTCGGGGCGCCTGACGCCGCTTCTCTGA